From one Syntrophorhabdaceae bacterium genomic stretch:
- the purD gene encoding phosphoribosylamine--glycine ligase: MKVMVIGSGGREHALVWKLSESKQIDVIYCVPGNGGIGDMAECVQIDVNNFDGLISFAKKEDIGLVVVGPENPLAEGIVDAFNKEEIPIFGPVKRAAQIESSKIFAKDLMDKYGVPTAPFKVFKNFDEARVYLEKLRPPYVIKADGLCAGKGAYVISDKMEGQKVLKDLMVNRIYKNAGERVVIEEFLQGIEASYLSFTDGKTTLPMLASQDHKPLLDGDKGPNTGGMGAYTPIPFVDQLMAEKINKDIMDKTIGALANEGIVYKGVLYGGLMLREKDNQPFVIEFNARFGDPETQPILFKMESDILPILMACVHGRLSEIKEIKWRQGVSICVVIASKGYPYNPEKGYVINGLEDLKGRKDIMVFHAGTKKQGNRYITSGGRVLGVTALGNSYDDAIKKVYEAVSCIKFEGMQYRNDIGLKALNFLNRR; this comes from the coding sequence ATGAAGGTGATGGTCATTGGAAGCGGTGGAAGGGAACATGCCCTTGTATGGAAACTATCTGAGTCAAAACAGATAGATGTAATTTATTGTGTCCCTGGAAATGGTGGAATAGGGGATATGGCAGAATGTGTTCAAATAGATGTGAATAATTTTGATGGGCTTATATCTTTTGCTAAAAAAGAAGATATAGGACTGGTGGTGGTAGGACCAGAAAATCCTCTTGCAGAAGGCATAGTAGATGCCTTCAATAAAGAGGAGATCCCTATATTCGGACCTGTTAAAAGAGCTGCCCAGATAGAATCAAGCAAGATATTCGCAAAAGATTTAATGGATAAATATGGTGTCCCTACTGCACCATTTAAGGTATTTAAAAACTTTGATGAAGCGAGGGTTTATCTTGAAAAGCTCAGGCCTCCCTACGTTATCAAGGCCGATGGTTTATGCGCAGGTAAGGGGGCATATGTTATATCAGATAAAATGGAAGGCCAAAAAGTTCTAAAAGATCTTATGGTGAATCGTATATATAAAAATGCCGGGGAAAGAGTTGTTATAGAAGAATTTTTGCAGGGCATAGAGGCATCATATCTTTCCTTTACAGATGGCAAGACCACACTACCTATGCTTGCTTCACAGGATCATAAGCCTCTTCTTGATGGTGATAAAGGCCCAAATACAGGTGGTATGGGCGCTTATACACCTATACCATTTGTCGATCAATTAATGGCAGAAAAAATAAACAAAGATATAATGGACAAAACTATTGGTGCCCTTGCAAATGAGGGTATTGTTTATAAGGGCGTTCTTTATGGCGGTCTTATGTTAAGAGAGAAGGATAATCAACCTTTTGTAATAGAATTTAATGCCCGATTTGGAGACCCTGAGACACAACCAATTCTTTTTAAGATGGAAAGTGATATATTGCCCATATTAATGGCCTGTGTCCATGGCAGATTAAGCGAGATAAAAGAGATAAAATGGAGACAAGGTGTATCAATATGTGTTGTTATTGCATCGAAGGGTTACCCGTATAATCCTGAAAAAGGATATGTTATCAATGGGTTGGAGGATCTAAAGGGTAGGAAGGATATCATGGTTTTTCATGCTGGGACAAAAAAACAAGGCAACAGATATATCACATCAGGAGGTAGGGTTCTTGGTGTTACTGCACTTGGGAATTCATATGATGATGCCATAAAGAAGGTATATGAAGCTGTATCTTGCATAAAGTTTGAAGGGATGCAATATAGAAATGATATTGGTTTAAAGGCATTAAATTTTCTAAATAGGAGGTAA
- a CDS encoding 3-isopropylmalate dehydrogenase, with translation MGKTYNIATVPGDGTGPEVLNEGIKVINAISKKLGFKVNYTTYDLGGERYLKTGDVLPDSILDELKKYDAIYLGAIGHPDVKPGILEKGILLRTRFELDQYINLRPVKLYEGVETPLKNKGPDDIDFVVIRENTEGLYTGAGGFLKKGTKDEVAIQESINTRKGVERCIRYAFEFTRNRNKKKKLTLCAKTNVLTYASDLWARTFYEIAKDYPDIQTDYAHVDATCMWMVKNPEWFDVIVTDNLFGDIITDLGAIIQGGLGIAAGGNINPEGVSMFEPMGGSAPKYTGKNIINPLAAIMAGAMMLDFLGEKNAGLEIENAVKKALKNDIKSLDAGKMGFGTKEVGDLIVRYIVG, from the coding sequence ATGGGTAAGACTTACAATATAGCAACTGTTCCAGGTGACGGCACAGGTCCAGAAGTTTTGAATGAAGGTATTAAGGTTATAAATGCAATCTCTAAAAAGTTAGGTTTTAAGGTTAATTACACTACCTATGATTTAGGTGGTGAAAGATACTTAAAAACAGGCGATGTATTACCTGATTCAATTTTAGATGAATTAAAGAAATATGATGCCATTTATCTTGGTGCTATAGGACATCCAGATGTTAAGCCAGGGATTCTTGAAAAAGGAATACTTTTAAGGACAAGGTTTGAACTTGACCAGTATATAAACTTAAGGCCAGTGAAACTATATGAGGGAGTTGAAACACCCCTTAAGAATAAAGGGCCAGATGACATAGATTTTGTAGTGATAAGGGAAAATACAGAAGGCCTTTATACAGGTGCAGGTGGGTTTTTAAAAAAGGGCACAAAGGATGAAGTGGCAATCCAAGAGTCTATTAATACAAGAAAAGGTGTTGAGAGATGTATCCGATATGCCTTTGAATTTACAAGAAATCGTAATAAAAAGAAAAAACTTACCCTTTGTGCCAAAACTAATGTATTGACTTATGCATCTGACCTTTGGGCAAGGACTTTTTATGAAATTGCAAAGGATTACCCTGATATCCAGACAGATTATGCCCATGTAGATGCAACCTGTATGTGGATGGTAAAAAATCCAGAATGGTTCGATGTAATTGTCACAGATAATCTCTTTGGTGATATCATTACCGACCTGGGAGCAATAATACAGGGTGGCCTTGGGATAGCTGCCGGAGGGAATATAAACCCAGAGGGTGTGTCTATGTTTGAGCCTATGGGCGGTTCTGCTCCTAAATATACAGGTAAAAATATTATAAACCCACTGGCTGCTATTATGGCAGGAGCAATGATGCTTGATTTTTTGGGTGAGAAAAATGCAGGTTTAGAAATAGAAAATGCCGTTAAAAAAGCATTAAAAAACGATATCAAGTCTCTTGATGCAGGAAAAATGGGCTTTGGAACAAAAGAGGTAGGGGATTTGATTGTCAGGTATATAGTTGGATAG
- a CDS encoding aminotransferase class III-fold pyridoxal phosphate-dependent enzyme gives MKDAQKLNISKSLALYEEAKTLVPGGVLGARKPTDFIMGEYPIFLEYGKGCRLIDVDGNEYIDFLCGYGPIILGYREEEVDDAVIKQIKEKGFCFSLTQPYQNELAKKLNSLIPSAELSIFLKTGSDATTASIRIARAYTNKIKIMRCGYHGWHDWCVEMKGGIPQKYYEDVFEFHYNDLDSLEKLMTIHGNETAAIIMTPFGHHLHQKMQTPKPGFLEGVRALADKYGAVLIFDEVRTCFRLRMGGAQELYGVKPDLTVLGKGMANGYAISVVTGKHDVMMAAASKLFISSTFFPNSDGYIAALKTIEILEREKVIDNIWKKGERFLNNIQKILDKYDTGAELSGVAPMFFITFERGDADIKRAKRTEFYTQMIRKGFFFTPHHHAYISYRHTEEDLNLTLQAIDESLECVKEKFDK, from the coding sequence ATGAAAGATGCACAAAAATTAAATATATCAAAGAGCCTTGCCCTTTATGAGGAAGCAAAGACCCTTGTCCCAGGTGGCGTGCTTGGCGCCAGAAAACCAACCGATTTTATAATGGGTGAATATCCAATATTTCTCGAATACGGGAAAGGATGCAGGTTAATAGATGTTGATGGTAATGAATATATTGACTTTCTTTGTGGTTATGGCCCAATCATACTTGGCTATAGGGAGGAAGAAGTTGATGATGCAGTGATCAAGCAGATAAAAGAAAAAGGGTTCTGTTTTTCCTTAACGCAACCGTATCAGAATGAACTTGCTAAAAAATTGAATAGTTTGATACCTTCTGCAGAGTTAAGCATATTCCTTAAGACTGGTTCTGATGCTACAACTGCAAGTATCCGTATTGCAAGGGCTTACACAAATAAAATAAAGATAATGCGTTGCGGATATCATGGATGGCACGATTGGTGTGTTGAAATGAAGGGTGGTATTCCTCAAAAATATTATGAAGATGTCTTTGAGTTCCACTATAATGACCTTGATTCACTTGAAAAACTTATGACAATCCATGGCAATGAAACAGCAGCTATTATCATGACCCCATTTGGCCATCATCTCCATCAGAAGATGCAGACTCCAAAACCAGGTTTTTTAGAAGGTGTAAGGGCATTGGCAGATAAATACGGCGCTGTATTGATTTTTGATGAGGTCAGAACATGTTTTAGGCTAAGAATGGGTGGTGCTCAGGAATTGTATGGCGTTAAGCCTGATTTAACAGTACTTGGTAAAGGCATGGCAAATGGATATGCCATAAGTGTTGTTACAGGAAAACACGATGTTATGATGGCAGCTGCATCAAAACTCTTTATATCCTCTACGTTTTTTCCAAACAGCGATGGTTATATAGCTGCATTAAAGACCATTGAGATTCTTGAAAGAGAAAAGGTTATAGATAATATTTGGAAAAAAGGTGAAAGATTCCTTAATAACATCCAGAAGATATTAGATAAATATGACACTGGTGCTGAACTTTCCGGTGTTGCCCCAATGTTTTTTATTACCTTTGAAAGGGGCGACGCTGATATAAAACGTGCAAAAAGAACAGAGTTTTATACCCAGATGATAAGAAAGGGTTTCTTTTTTACACCACATCATCATGCTTATATATCTTATCGCCACACAGAAGAGGATCTCAATCTTACTTTACAGGCAATAGATGAATCCTTAGAATGTGTAAAAGAAAAATTCGATAAATGA
- a CDS encoding saccharopine dehydrogenase NADP-binding domain-containing protein: MKVLVVGGTGGMGQGVARDLIKQTQINSVILGDINVDPSRVQEKLKASEKVTLRLLDVNNHDGLVEAIKGVDVVVNCAGPFYKTAVAVARAAVEAKVNYIDICDDYEATEILFASDIDKKAREAGITVLTGMGSDPGTNNVLVKWYANKLDRVDEIYLYWVVSIAELAGAAWDHSLHMILGKIPQFIDGKIEYVDGGSGEEIERFLEPLGECLISYVGHPQPLTIPRYIKGVKKVVIKGALIPLWVDKLLKEQKATGLLSKEPIEIKGQKIIPYDLTLRLWDAIPKGRDNGPQASGLKVIVKGVKGNNEVTYTADIVGRMAPGTGLPASIAALMFSFGEIKEKGVVAPEGCIDPDKFLSELIKRGARIHQTETIKSILKIG; the protein is encoded by the coding sequence ATGAAGGTATTGGTAGTTGGTGGAACAGGTGGTATGGGTCAGGGCGTTGCAAGGGATCTTATAAAACAAACGCAAATCAACAGTGTTATTCTTGGAGACATTAATGTAGATCCTTCAAGGGTTCAGGAAAAGCTTAAGGCAAGCGAAAAGGTAACATTAAGACTCCTTGATGTTAATAATCACGATGGACTTGTCGAAGCCATTAAGGGAGTGGATGTAGTGGTTAACTGCGCAGGACCTTTTTATAAAACAGCTGTAGCAGTGGCACGAGCTGCTGTTGAGGCTAAGGTAAATTATATCGATATATGTGATGATTATGAGGCAACAGAGATACTTTTTGCCTCAGATATTGATAAAAAGGCACGGGAGGCCGGCATAACAGTTCTTACGGGGATGGGCTCTGATCCAGGGACAAATAATGTGCTTGTAAAATGGTATGCCAATAAATTAGATAGGGTTGATGAAATTTACCTTTATTGGGTTGTAAGTATTGCAGAACTTGCAGGCGCTGCATGGGATCATAGCCTGCATATGATATTGGGTAAGATACCTCAATTTATTGATGGAAAGATTGAGTATGTCGATGGGGGTAGCGGAGAGGAAATTGAAAGATTCCTTGAGCCCCTGGGAGAATGTCTTATAAGTTATGTCGGTCATCCTCAACCTCTTACTATACCCCGTTATATTAAAGGTGTAAAAAAGGTCGTTATTAAAGGAGCTCTAATACCGTTATGGGTTGATAAGCTTCTTAAAGAACAGAAGGCAACAGGGCTTCTAAGTAAAGAACCCATAGAAATAAAGGGACAAAAGATAATCCCGTATGATTTAACCTTAAGATTATGGGATGCTATCCCTAAGGGTAGAGATAATGGACCACAGGCATCTGGTTTAAAGGTTATAGTAAAAGGTGTAAAGGGTAATAACGAGGTTACATACACAGCAGATATTGTAGGCAGGATGGCACCAGGGACAGGACTACCTGCTTCTATTGCAGCATTAATGTTTAGCTTTGGTGAGATTAAGGAAAAAGGAGTTGTTGCCCCGGAAGGATGTATTGATCCAGATAAATTTCTTTCAGAGTTAATCAAAAGAGGCGCAAGGATCCATCAGACAGAAACAATAAAATCCATTTTAAAGATTGGATAA
- a CDS encoding helix-turn-helix domain-containing protein: MDEFNNKIERTRLYNSFAIKLDDIASSLLVTEPDSKENILLNIQNYVEKIFIKTAMEISNNNISKASKLLGINRNTLSKKLKNI; encoded by the coding sequence ATGGATGAATTTAATAATAAAATAGAAAGAACAAGGCTCTATAATTCTTTTGCTATAAAACTCGATGATATAGCCAGCAGTCTCCTTGTAACAGAGCCTGATAGTAAAGAAAATATACTTTTAAATATCCAAAATTATGTAGAAAAAATTTTTATAAAAACTGCCATGGAGATTTCAAATAATAATATCTCAAAAGCCTCTAAATTACTGGGTATTAACAGAAATACTTTAAGCAAAAAATTAAAGAATATCTGA
- a CDS encoding pseudouridine synthase, with translation MRLSKFISNCGITTRRKADDIIRAGRVKVNNVRVLEPSFEVNTNKDIILLDDIRIKENKNDIYIALYKPVKYISDLKDDKGRKIARCIIDIDGKLFPVGRLDYNSEGLIIFTNDGEFANIIMHPRYEIEKEYYVKVKGRIEKEDISRLKKGILIEGSINRVKHIEFLKSSIKNNWYKFIVKEGKNRMIRKMCLAIDHPVLKLLRVRIGNVSLGRLEPGQYRFLTEKEVAFIKSIKAKKTDN, from the coding sequence ATGCGATTATCAAAATTTATCTCTAATTGTGGTATCACTACGAGAAGAAAGGCAGATGATATCATCAGGGCTGGAAGGGTAAAGGTAAATAATGTTAGAGTGTTAGAGCCGTCCTTTGAAGTAAATACTAACAAAGATATTATCCTTTTAGATGACATAAGAATAAAAGAGAATAAAAATGATATTTATATTGCCTTGTATAAACCAGTTAAATACATCTCTGATTTAAAGGATGATAAAGGAAGAAAGATTGCCAGATGTATCATAGATATAGACGGAAAACTTTTTCCTGTAGGGAGACTTGATTATAATTCTGAAGGACTAATCATTTTTACAAATGATGGTGAATTTGCAAATATTATTATGCATCCAAGATATGAGATAGAAAAGGAATATTACGTAAAGGTAAAAGGCAGAATTGAAAAAGAGGATATCAGTCGTTTAAAAAAAGGTATTTTAATTGAAGGTTCTATAAACAGAGTAAAACATATTGAATTTCTAAAATCGTCTATTAAAAATAATTGGTATAAGTTCATTGTAAAAGAAGGGAAAAATAGAATGATAAGAAAAATGTGTCTTGCTATTGACCATCCAGTTTTAAAATTATTAAGGGTTCGTATTGGAAATGTCAGTTTAGGCAGACTTGAACCTGGACAATACAGATTTTTAACCGAGAAGGAGGTAGCCTTTATAAAGTCTATAAAGGCAAAAAAGACCGATAACTAA
- a CDS encoding VOC family protein encodes MKIEKIDHICFAVKDLEETKKIYKEHFGLIPFCEYTAETEKIKVARYYVGEVAIEFMESTSPDGEVAKFIAKRGEGAFLISYKVDDLTKAMEELRCKNVKLIDEKPRELFGTRYAFVHHPNKLHGVLTELLEGDFDINK; translated from the coding sequence ATGAAGATCGAAAAAATTGACCATATATGTTTTGCTGTAAAAGACCTGGAAGAGACAAAAAAGATTTATAAAGAACACTTTGGCTTGATTCCGTTTTGTGAATATACTGCAGAGACAGAGAAAATAAAAGTGGCAAGGTATTATGTGGGTGAAGTGGCAATAGAATTTATGGAATCTACATCACCCGATGGTGAGGTGGCTAAATTTATTGCCAAGAGAGGTGAAGGTGCATTTCTCATATCTTATAAAGTGGATGACCTTACAAAGGCCATGGAGGAATTGAGATGTAAAAATGTTAAATTAATAGATGAAAAACCACGAGAACTCTTTGGGACAAGATATGCCTTTGTCCATCATCCTAATAAGTTGCATGGCGTTCTCACAGAACTTCTTGAAGGTGATTTTGATATAAATAAGTAA